From the genome of Seriola aureovittata isolate HTS-2021-v1 ecotype China chromosome 6, ASM2101889v1, whole genome shotgun sequence, one region includes:
- the calr gene encoding calreticulin, with protein sequence MTALSLLLMAVSAVSALAESTVYFREQFEDGDAWTSRWAESKHKSDYGKFVLTAGKFYGDAEKDKGLQTSQDARFYALSTRFDDFSNQGQPLVIQFSVKHEQSIDCGGGYIKLFPSDVNQDDMHGDSVYNIMFGPDICGPGTKKVHVIFNYKGKNHLINKDIRCKDDEYSHLYTLVVNPDNTYEVKIDNKKVESGNLEDDWDFLPPKKMKDPEAKKPEDWDDREKIPDPDDKKPEDWEKPENIPDPDAKKPDDWDDEMDGEWEPPMVTNPDYKGEWKPREINNPAYKGKWIHPEIDNPEYAADSEIYKYNSIGVIGLDLWQVKSGTIFDNFLITNDPNLAEEVGNDTWGKTKDAEKKMKESQEEEERKKREEEDKKRREEAKEEDEEEEEKDEEEEEDEEEEGEELEEEEEEEDEGTDSKLKDEL encoded by the exons ATGACAGCCCTGTCGCTGCTTTTGATGGCCGTATCGGCCGTGTCTGCCCTGGCCGAGTCTACTGTGTATTTCCGAGAGCAATTTGAAGACGGGG ATGCCTGGACGAGTCGCTGGGCTGAATCCAAGCACAAGTCAGACTATGGCAAGTTTGTGCTGACGGCAGGGAAATTCTATGGAGatgcagagaaagacaaag GTCTGCAGACGAGCCAGGATGCCCGCTTCTACGCCTTGTCAACCCGTTTTGATGATTTCAGCAACCAGGGCCAGCCTCTAGTCATCCAGTTTTCTGTGAAACATGAGCAGAGCATTGACTGTGGTGGAGGCTACATTAAACTATTTCCCTCTGACGTCAACCAGGACGACATGCATGGAGACTCTGTCTACAACATCATGTTTG GTCCTGATATTTGTGGCCCTGGCACAAAGAAGGTTCATGTTATCTTCAACTACAAAGGCAAGAACCATCTGATTAACAAGGACATCAGATGCAAG GATGATGAGTACTCCCACTTGTACACGCTGGTTGTCAACCCTGACAACACTTATGAGGTCAAGATCGACAATAAGAAGGTTGAGTCTGGCAATCTGGAGGACGACTGGGACTTCCTGCCtccaaaaaaaatgaaggacCCTGAAGCCAAAAAGCCAGAGGACTGGGACGACAGGGAGAAGATTCCCGACCCTGACGATAAGAAACCAGAG gATTGGGAGAAACCTGAGAACATCCCAGATCCTGATGCTAAGAAGCCTGATGACTGGGATGATGAGATGGACGGAGAATGGGAGCCACCTATGGTCACCAACCCTGATTACAAG GGTGAGTGGAAACCCAGAGAAATCAACAATCCTGCCTACAAGGGCAAGTGGATCCACCCTGAGATTGACAACCCGGAGTACGCAGCCGATTCTGAGATCTATAAATACAACAGCATTGGTGTGATTGGACTCGACTTGTGGCAG gtCAAGTCTGGTACCATCTTTGACAACTTCCTGATCACCAATGACCCAAACCTAGCAGAGGAAGTAGGCAACGACACATGGGGTAAAACTAAG GATGcagagaagaagatgaaggaaagccaagaggaagaggagagaaagaaacgtgaggaggaggacaagaagaggagagaagaggcaaaggaggaagacgaggaggaagaggagaaagatgaggaggaagaggaagacgaagaggaggagggggaagagctggaggaggaagaagaggaggaagatgaaggcaCAGACTCTAAACTCAAGGATGAGTTATAA